The following are encoded together in the Astyanax mexicanus isolate ESR-SI-001 chromosome 8, AstMex3_surface, whole genome shotgun sequence genome:
- the si:dkey-9k7.3 gene encoding circularly permutated Ras protein 1 isoform X1, with amino-acid sequence MEFACSHVVCNWRPESLAEGLSQTLPCTLSRTHSEHPYDNRIAVVPNPVPSLAPPPVPPRRLTQKYTNTQPISMPPPVPPRGLEAKGQTRLKANVNVVSLKVGNLVDISKASSIQSNQKPVRCGKCRAVMSAVNNSQTYPNVTTWCCEFCGKENILSQSEAKMGRSPLWSSLGRDVLYVDEEIDADYMNLEDMLVVFCVDISGSMSVTSEVSPGNSMRSPTYVSRLQGVQEALQMALSSLQKSSPHRRVALVTFNDEVTVYGDGTGVPLSVRDWALVDYDHVKEQGEKYSTPHCIAETYQFLTQRVKELREHGATALGPAALISVAMASQFTGSKVIICTDGRANIGLGQLEPESAHSPPPSLYFYNQLATHAAEKGVIVSVMTFEGEDCRLAEVGKLADHTGGRINIVNIGTVATEIQTALADNVLATNVVSTLIAPEGVYFPYEEENHKLVREIGNVTDGVEITFQFAVRPDKVDSFQRRDRVPFQLQLSFKTRDLKKVTRVISQQKRVTTSSWVWAGSLNMSVLGVHCAQLCARLTMEGRIQEAQSQLKAQQDLLKDISEQKPIPKEESIYGNWISTMSMICDDLTMDTQQDSTEDTTLLASRKPSTGLSDEAAKVVYQMKRAKSVGQKGRKVAVLES; translated from the exons ATGGAGTTTGCCTGCAGTCATGTTGTTTGCAACTGGAGGCCTGAGAGTCTGGCTGAAG GTCTTTCCCAGACACTGCCCTGTACTTTGTCCAGAACACATTCTGAGCATCCTTACGACAACCGCATCGCTGTCGTTCCAAATCCAG TTCCGTCTTTAGCACCACCGCCTGTACCACCTCGTCGtttaacacaaaaatacacaaatacacaaccCATCTCAATGCCGCCTCCAGTACCCCCTCGAG GGCTGGAGGCTAAAGGACAGACTCGCCTTAAAGCCAACGTAAATGTAGTGTCACTCAAAGTGGGAAACCTTGTGGACATTAGTAAAG CATCCAGTATACAGAGCAACCAGAAACCAGTGCGCTGTGGGAAGTGTAGAGCGGTGATGTCGGCAGTGAACAACTCACAAACCTACCCAAATGTAACT ACATGGTGCTGTGAGTTCTGTGGTAAGGAGAATATTCTCTCTCAGAGTGAAGCAAAAATGGGACGCTCTCCTCTGTGGTCTAGTCTAGGCAGAGACGTGCTGTATGTTGATGAGGAGATAGATGCAGACTACATGAACCTCGAGGACATGCTGGTGGTTTTCTGTGTTGATATTTCTGGTAGCATGAGCgtcacttctgag GTATCTCCCGGTAACAGCATGAGATCGCCCACGTATGTATCACGACTGCAG GGTGTTCAGGAGGCCCTGCAGATGGCACTATCCTCCCTGCAAAAGTCTTCACCTCACCGTCGAGTAGCACTAGTCACTTTTAATGATGAG GTGACCGTGTACGGCGATGGTACAGGAGTTCCTCTCTCTGTACGGGATTGGGCTCTAGTGGATTATGATCACGTCAAAGAGCAGGGGGAGAAGTACTCCACACCACACTGCATTGCAGAGACCTACCAATTCCTAACACAGAGAGTTAAAGA ATTAAGAGAGCATGGAGCCACTGCTCTGGGCCCCGCCGCACTCATCTCTGTTGCCATGGCCTCTCAGTTTACCGGGTCGAAG GTTATAATTTGTACAGATGGTCGGGCCAATATAGGCCTGGGCCAGTTAGAACCAGAATCTGCTCATTCTCCTCCACCATCACTATATTTCTACAACCAGTTAGCCACTCATGCAGCCGAAAAGGG AGTGATTGTATCAGTGATGACATTTGAGGGAGAGGATTGTCGGCTGGCGGAGGTGGGGAAGCTGGCTGATCACACAGGAGGCCGG ATCAACATAGTCAACATCGGCACAGTTGCTACAGAAATTCAGACTGCTCTGGCTGACAACGTCTTAGCGACTAATGTTGTGTCAACTCTAATAGCACCGGAAGGCGT GTATTTTCCTTATGAAGAGGAAAATCACAAGCTGGTGAGAGAGATTGGCAATGTCACAGATGGAGTAGAAATCACTTTCCAGTTTGCTGTCAGACCTGACAAAGTGGACA GTTTTCAGAGAAGGGATCGGGTGCCCTTCCAGCTGCAGCTGTCTTTTAAGACACGAGACTTGAAGAAAGTGACCAGAGTGATCTCTCAACAGAAGCGTGTGACAACCAGCAG CTGGGTCTGGGCAGGAAGTCTGAACATGTCTGTGCTGGGGGTTCACTGTGCTCAGCTGTGTGCCAGGCTCACCATGGAGGGCAGGATACAGGAGGCTCAGAGTCAACTCAAAGCCCAGCAGGACCTTCTCAAAGACATCAG TGAACAGAAGCCAATTCCTAAAGAGGAGAGCATCTATGGTAACTGGATCAGCACCATGAGCATGATCTGTGATGACCTCACCATGGACACACAG CAGGATAGTACAGAAGACACCACACTGCTTGCCAGCCGCAAACCTTCCACG GGTCTGTCGGATGAGGCAGCGAAGGTGGTGTACCAGATGAAGAGAGCGAAAAGTGTCGGACAAAAGGGCCGGAAGGTGGCCGTGTTGGAAAGCTGA
- the si:dkey-9k7.3 gene encoding circularly permutated Ras protein 1 isoform X2 has product MEFACSHVVCNWRPESLAEGLSQTLPCTLSRTHSEHPYDNRIAVVPNPVPSLAPPPVPPRRLTQKYTNTQPISMPPPVPPRGLEAKGQTRLKANVNVVSLKVGNLVDISKASSIQSNQKPVRCGKCRAVMSAVNNSQTYPNVTTWCCEFCGKENILSQSEAKMGRSPLWSSLGRDVLYVDEEIDADYMNLEDMLVVFCVDISGSMSVTSEVSPGNSMRSPTYVSRLQGVQEALQMALSSLQKSSPHRRVALVTFNDEVTVYGDGTGVPLSVRDWALVDYDHVKEQGEKYSTPHCIAETYQFLTQRVKELREHGATALGPAALISVAMASQFTGSKVIICTDGRANIGLGQLEPESAHSPPPSLYFYNQLATHAAEKGVIVSVMTFEGEDCRLAEVGKLADHTGGRINIVNIGTVATEIQTALADNVLATNVVSTLIAPEGVYFPYEEENHKLVREIGNVTDGVEITFQFAVRPDKVDSFQRRDRVPFQLQLSFKTRDLKKVTRVISQQKRVTTSSWVWAGSLNMSVLGVHCAQLCARLTMEGRIQEAQSQLKAQQDLLKDISEQKPIPKEESIYGNWISTMSMICDDLTMDTQDSTEDTTLLASRKPSTGLSDEAAKVVYQMKRAKSVGQKGRKVAVLES; this is encoded by the exons ATGGAGTTTGCCTGCAGTCATGTTGTTTGCAACTGGAGGCCTGAGAGTCTGGCTGAAG GTCTTTCCCAGACACTGCCCTGTACTTTGTCCAGAACACATTCTGAGCATCCTTACGACAACCGCATCGCTGTCGTTCCAAATCCAG TTCCGTCTTTAGCACCACCGCCTGTACCACCTCGTCGtttaacacaaaaatacacaaatacacaaccCATCTCAATGCCGCCTCCAGTACCCCCTCGAG GGCTGGAGGCTAAAGGACAGACTCGCCTTAAAGCCAACGTAAATGTAGTGTCACTCAAAGTGGGAAACCTTGTGGACATTAGTAAAG CATCCAGTATACAGAGCAACCAGAAACCAGTGCGCTGTGGGAAGTGTAGAGCGGTGATGTCGGCAGTGAACAACTCACAAACCTACCCAAATGTAACT ACATGGTGCTGTGAGTTCTGTGGTAAGGAGAATATTCTCTCTCAGAGTGAAGCAAAAATGGGACGCTCTCCTCTGTGGTCTAGTCTAGGCAGAGACGTGCTGTATGTTGATGAGGAGATAGATGCAGACTACATGAACCTCGAGGACATGCTGGTGGTTTTCTGTGTTGATATTTCTGGTAGCATGAGCgtcacttctgag GTATCTCCCGGTAACAGCATGAGATCGCCCACGTATGTATCACGACTGCAG GGTGTTCAGGAGGCCCTGCAGATGGCACTATCCTCCCTGCAAAAGTCTTCACCTCACCGTCGAGTAGCACTAGTCACTTTTAATGATGAG GTGACCGTGTACGGCGATGGTACAGGAGTTCCTCTCTCTGTACGGGATTGGGCTCTAGTGGATTATGATCACGTCAAAGAGCAGGGGGAGAAGTACTCCACACCACACTGCATTGCAGAGACCTACCAATTCCTAACACAGAGAGTTAAAGA ATTAAGAGAGCATGGAGCCACTGCTCTGGGCCCCGCCGCACTCATCTCTGTTGCCATGGCCTCTCAGTTTACCGGGTCGAAG GTTATAATTTGTACAGATGGTCGGGCCAATATAGGCCTGGGCCAGTTAGAACCAGAATCTGCTCATTCTCCTCCACCATCACTATATTTCTACAACCAGTTAGCCACTCATGCAGCCGAAAAGGG AGTGATTGTATCAGTGATGACATTTGAGGGAGAGGATTGTCGGCTGGCGGAGGTGGGGAAGCTGGCTGATCACACAGGAGGCCGG ATCAACATAGTCAACATCGGCACAGTTGCTACAGAAATTCAGACTGCTCTGGCTGACAACGTCTTAGCGACTAATGTTGTGTCAACTCTAATAGCACCGGAAGGCGT GTATTTTCCTTATGAAGAGGAAAATCACAAGCTGGTGAGAGAGATTGGCAATGTCACAGATGGAGTAGAAATCACTTTCCAGTTTGCTGTCAGACCTGACAAAGTGGACA GTTTTCAGAGAAGGGATCGGGTGCCCTTCCAGCTGCAGCTGTCTTTTAAGACACGAGACTTGAAGAAAGTGACCAGAGTGATCTCTCAACAGAAGCGTGTGACAACCAGCAG CTGGGTCTGGGCAGGAAGTCTGAACATGTCTGTGCTGGGGGTTCACTGTGCTCAGCTGTGTGCCAGGCTCACCATGGAGGGCAGGATACAGGAGGCTCAGAGTCAACTCAAAGCCCAGCAGGACCTTCTCAAAGACATCAG TGAACAGAAGCCAATTCCTAAAGAGGAGAGCATCTATGGTAACTGGATCAGCACCATGAGCATGATCTGTGATGACCTCACCATGGACACACAG GATAGTACAGAAGACACCACACTGCTTGCCAGCCGCAAACCTTCCACG GGTCTGTCGGATGAGGCAGCGAAGGTGGTGTACCAGATGAAGAGAGCGAAAAGTGTCGGACAAAAGGGCCGGAAGGTGGCCGTGTTGGAAAGCTGA